Proteins from a genomic interval of Diaphorobacter sp. HDW4A:
- a CDS encoding DUF962 domain-containing protein, which translates to MRSLNAQLTQYAEYHRDPRNIQTHLVGVPMIMLAVVILLSRPVLVLGGLPLTAAFAVGMAVCVFYFLLDLRYGVCMALVIAAMLAVGQWGAAQTTVFWLMSGIGLFVVGWVIQLVGHYFEGRKPAFVDDVIGLAIGPLFVLAEVGFALGMRNDVRLAVEQGAGPVHRRVGGSVS; encoded by the coding sequence ATGAGAAGCCTGAACGCCCAGCTCACGCAATACGCCGAATATCACCGTGATCCGCGCAATATCCAGACGCACCTTGTCGGCGTGCCGATGATCATGCTGGCCGTGGTGATTTTGCTGTCGCGTCCGGTGCTGGTGCTTGGCGGACTGCCGCTGACGGCGGCCTTCGCGGTGGGGATGGCGGTTTGCGTGTTCTATTTTCTGCTCGATCTGCGCTATGGGGTTTGCATGGCGCTGGTGATTGCTGCGATGTTGGCCGTCGGGCAATGGGGCGCCGCACAAACGACGGTTTTCTGGCTGATGTCGGGGATAGGTCTGTTCGTAGTGGGTTGGGTGATCCAGCTCGTCGGCCACTATTTCGAGGGTCGCAAGCCAGCCTTTGTGGACGATGTGATCGGTCTGGCCATCGGGCCGCTATTCGTCCTTGCCGAAGTGGGTTTTGCGCTCGGAATGCGCAATGACGTCCGACTGGCGGTGGAGCAGGGAGCGGGGCCGGTGCACCGACGCGTGGGTGGCTCGGTTTCCTGA
- the ppa gene encoding inorganic diphosphatase, which translates to MSLNNVPAGKSLPEAFNVVIEIPMESDPIKYEVDKESGCIFVDRFMTAAMFYPANYGYVPQTLSGDGDPVDVLVMTPYKLPPGVVVPCRALGILKMEDEAGMDGKVLAVPTAKILKEYANIKTLGDVPEIKLKAIEHFFAHYKDLEAGKWVKILGWGGMDEAHKELTDGVANYEKSKKA; encoded by the coding sequence ATGTCCCTGAACAACGTCCCCGCTGGCAAGAGCCTGCCCGAAGCCTTCAACGTCGTGATCGAGATTCCCATGGAATCCGATCCTATCAAGTACGAAGTGGACAAGGAATCCGGCTGCATTTTTGTCGACCGCTTCATGACGGCCGCCATGTTCTACCCCGCCAACTACGGCTACGTGCCCCAGACGCTGTCGGGCGACGGCGACCCGGTGGACGTGCTGGTCATGACCCCCTACAAGTTGCCCCCAGGCGTGGTCGTGCCTTGCCGCGCTCTCGGCATCCTGAAGATGGAAGACGAAGCTGGCATGGACGGCAAGGTCTTGGCCGTGCCCACCGCCAAGATTCTCAAGGAATACGCCAACATCAAGACTCTGGGCGACGTGCCCGAGATCAAGCTGAAGGCGATTGAGCATTTCTTTGCTCATTACAAGGATCTGGAAGCGGGCAAGTGGGTCAAGATTCTGGGTTGGGGTGGTATGGATGAAGCCCACAAAGAGCTGACCGACGGAGTAGCCAACTACGAAAAGTCCAAGAAGGCTTAA
- a CDS encoding chemotaxis protein CheW, whose product MLPISSLRSSSSRRAVQVPSAPVSKYLTFRLGEEVYGIDILCVQEIRSYEPPTRMAHAPEFIKGVIQLRGVIVPVVDLRMKLRCADASYNEFTVVIVLRVEDMLLGAVVDAVADVVALQDDAIKPAPQFQGVVDTTYVRGMAQVDGQMLIVVDIAALLSPTEMGLLQQARAVVPEGAKAF is encoded by the coding sequence ATGTTGCCTATTTCTTCTCTGCGTTCCAGTTCGTCGCGTCGTGCGGTGCAGGTGCCGAGCGCGCCGGTGTCGAAGTATTTGACGTTCCGTCTGGGCGAGGAGGTCTATGGGATCGACATTCTGTGCGTGCAGGAGATCCGATCGTATGAGCCGCCGACGCGTATGGCGCATGCGCCGGAGTTCATCAAGGGGGTGATTCAGCTGCGTGGGGTGATCGTTCCCGTGGTGGATCTGCGCATGAAGCTGCGCTGCGCGGATGCGAGCTACAACGAGTTCACGGTGGTGATCGTGCTCAGGGTAGAGGACATGCTGCTCGGCGCGGTGGTGGATGCAGTGGCCGATGTGGTGGCGCTACAGGACGATGCAATCAAGCCTGCGCCGCAGTTTCAGGGCGTGGTGGATACGACCTATGTGCGCGGGATGGCACAGGTGGACGGGCAGATGCTGATCGTAGTGGACATCGCCGCGCTGCTGAGCCCGACGGAGATGGGCCTGCTCCAGCAGGCGCGCGCGGTGGTGCCGGAAGGGGCTAAGGCCTTCTGA
- a CDS encoding GNAT family N-acetyltransferase, which translates to MPPPDTSASNEDPAYALELLNSAHLVDASQWDQLLAAQSQPTPFMRHAYLAAMETSESACADTGWTPVFCLLKKNGVLEAACALYAKNHSYGEYVFDWAWADAYQRHGLQYYPKGVLAVPFTPVPGSRLLAKNERVRTLLLNGVIDWAREAGLSSIHMLFAADEDLRAAQDLGLMLRHTVQFHWHNRHPQTDAPFNSFDEFLASLNQEKRKKIRQERRRVHDAGVTFDIIEGKNIGDADWDFFYACYERTYLEHGNAPYLTRAFFEHMQRDMPENWVLFVANQNGRRIAASLIAVQYSVAYGRYWGALERVDNLHFETCYYQPLEWCIARGVQRFEGGAQGQHKMARALMPVQTSSAHWLAHPGFAEAVERFLEREGQGIAQYMDELHERSPFKQPN; encoded by the coding sequence ATCCCGCCGCCCGACACCTCCGCATCCAACGAAGACCCGGCCTACGCGCTGGAACTGCTGAACTCCGCGCACCTGGTCGATGCGTCGCAATGGGACCAGTTGCTCGCCGCGCAGAGCCAGCCCACGCCCTTCATGCGCCACGCCTATCTCGCGGCGATGGAGACCAGCGAAAGCGCCTGCGCCGACACTGGTTGGACGCCCGTTTTCTGCCTCCTGAAAAAGAACGGCGTGCTCGAAGCCGCCTGCGCGCTCTACGCCAAGAACCACTCCTACGGCGAATACGTGTTCGACTGGGCCTGGGCCGACGCCTACCAGCGCCACGGCCTGCAGTACTACCCCAAGGGCGTACTCGCCGTGCCCTTCACCCCCGTACCGGGCAGCCGCCTGCTGGCCAAGAACGAGCGAGTGCGTACCCTGCTGCTGAACGGCGTGATCGACTGGGCGCGCGAGGCCGGGCTGTCGTCCATCCACATGCTGTTCGCGGCCGACGAGGATCTGCGCGCTGCCCAGGACCTCGGGCTGATGCTGCGCCACACGGTGCAGTTCCACTGGCACAACCGCCATCCGCAGACCGATGCGCCCTTCAACTCGTTCGACGAATTTCTCGCGTCACTCAATCAGGAAAAGCGCAAGAAGATCCGCCAGGAACGCAGGCGGGTGCACGACGCCGGGGTGACTTTCGACATCATCGAAGGCAAGAACATCGGCGACGCCGACTGGGATTTCTTCTACGCCTGCTACGAGCGCACCTATCTTGAGCACGGCAACGCGCCTTATCTGACGCGGGCGTTCTTCGAGCACATGCAGCGCGACATGCCTGAGAACTGGGTGCTCTTCGTCGCCAACCAGAACGGCCGCCGCATCGCCGCAAGCCTGATCGCCGTGCAGTACTCAGTGGCCTACGGCCGCTACTGGGGCGCGCTAGAGCGCGTGGACAACCTGCATTTCGAGACCTGCTACTACCAGCCGCTCGAATGGTGCATCGCCCGAGGCGTCCAGCGCTTTGAAGGCGGCGCTCAGGGGCAGCACAAGATGGCCCGGGCGCTCATGCCGGTGCAAACCAGTAGCGCCCACTGGCTCGCCCACCCGGGCTTCGCCGAGGCGGTGGAGCGTTTTCTGGAACGTGAAGGCCAAGGCATCGCGCAGTACATGGACGAGCTGCACGAGCGCAGCCCGTTCAAGCAGCCGAATTGA
- a CDS encoding NAD+ synthase gives MPFPISIAQLNFVVGDIQGNARKIIEAAREAHAAGSRLLLTPELALSAYAAEDLYLRPAFLSACEQGLVEIAAATADLTGLALVVGHPQGIPGEHGRRCYNAASVIRNGRIEQTYAKQRLPNYEVFDEQRYFVPGNDTCVFEVDGVRIGLLICEDAWFPEPARSAAAAGAELIACINASPFHMGKGVEREDAMRARVAETGLPLVYAHLVGGQDEVVFEGASFALNADGEVAMRAPAFAELLASVEVQGQGCKITLAGEMAPVLGWEAELWAALVTGVRDYIGKNGFPSVLLGLSGGIDSALVLAIAVDALGADKVRTVMMPSPYTADISWIDARDMAARLNVQYEEIAIAPQFEAFKAALAHDFAGLPEDTTEENLQARIRGTLLMALSNKFGSVVLTTGNKSEMATGYCTLYGDMAGGFAVIKDVLKTRVFALARWRNENNPFGKGANPIPDRIITRPPSAELRPDQKDQDSLPPYEVLDAIVERYMERDEPIADIVSAGFVSADVDRVTRLIKINEYKRRQAPVGVRVTRRSFGKDWRYPITNKFRA, from the coding sequence ATGCCATTCCCCATCAGCATTGCCCAGCTCAACTTCGTTGTGGGCGACATTCAGGGCAACGCCCGCAAAATCATCGAAGCCGCGCGCGAGGCGCATGCGGCAGGTTCGCGCCTGCTGCTCACGCCGGAGCTGGCGCTCAGCGCCTATGCCGCCGAAGATCTGTATCTGCGGCCCGCTTTCCTGTCCGCCTGTGAGCAGGGTCTGGTCGAGATCGCGGCCGCCACGGCCGACCTGACCGGGCTCGCGTTGGTGGTGGGCCACCCCCAGGGTATTCCCGGCGAGCACGGCCGCCGCTGCTACAACGCGGCCAGCGTGATCCGCAATGGTCGCATCGAGCAGACCTACGCCAAGCAGCGGCTGCCCAATTACGAGGTGTTCGACGAGCAGCGCTACTTCGTTCCCGGCAACGACACCTGTGTGTTCGAGGTAGACGGTGTGCGCATCGGCCTGCTGATCTGCGAGGACGCCTGGTTCCCCGAACCGGCGCGCTCCGCCGCGGCTGCGGGTGCCGAGCTGATCGCCTGCATCAACGCCTCGCCGTTCCACATGGGCAAGGGCGTAGAGCGCGAGGACGCCATGCGTGCCCGCGTGGCCGAGACCGGCTTGCCGCTGGTCTATGCACATCTGGTGGGTGGGCAGGACGAGGTTGTGTTCGAAGGCGCTTCGTTCGCGCTGAACGCCGATGGCGAAGTCGCCATGCGCGCCCCCGCGTTTGCCGAATTATTGGCGAGTGTGGAGGTGCAGGGGCAGGGCTGCAAGATCACGCTGGCCGGCGAGATGGCTCCGGTGCTGGGCTGGGAAGCCGAACTCTGGGCCGCGCTTGTCACCGGCGTGCGCGACTACATCGGCAAGAATGGTTTCCCCAGCGTGCTGCTGGGGCTGTCGGGTGGAATCGATTCCGCGCTGGTGCTGGCGATTGCCGTCGACGCGCTGGGCGCGGACAAGGTCCGCACGGTGATGATGCCGTCGCCCTACACGGCCGACATCAGCTGGATCGACGCGCGCGACATGGCCGCGCGCCTGAACGTGCAGTACGAGGAAATCGCCATCGCGCCGCAGTTCGAGGCCTTCAAGGCGGCGCTGGCGCACGATTTTGCGGGTCTGCCCGAAGACACGACTGAAGAGAACCTGCAGGCGCGCATTCGCGGCACGCTGCTGATGGCGCTGTCCAACAAGTTCGGCTCGGTGGTGCTGACCACTGGCAACAAGAGCGAGATGGCGACTGGCTACTGCACGCTCTATGGCGACATGGCGGGCGGCTTTGCCGTGATCAAGGACGTGCTCAAGACGCGCGTTTTCGCCCTGGCCCGCTGGCGCAATGAGAACAATCCGTTCGGCAAGGGCGCCAATCCGATTCCCGACCGCATCATCACCCGTCCCCCGAGCGCTGAGTTGCGCCCCGACCAGAAGGATCAGGACAGCCTGCCGCCTTACGAGGTGCTGGACGCCATCGTCGAGCGCTACATGGAGCGCGACGAACCGATTGCCGACATTGTCTCTGCGGGTTTTGTGTCGGCCGATGTCGACCGGGTCACGCGACTCATTAAGATCAACGAGTACAAGCGTCGTCAGGCGCCGGTCGGCGTGCGCGTGACGCGACGCAGCTTCGGCAAGGACTGGCGCTATCCCATCACCAATAAATTCCGGGCCTGA
- a CDS encoding P-II family nitrogen regulator, translated as MKMITAVIKPFKLEEVREALADCGVTGLTVTEVKGFGRQKGHTELYRGAEYVVDFLPKVKVEVVVRAEDVDRCVDAIVNAARTGKIGDGKIFVTEVERVIRIRTGDLDDAAV; from the coding sequence ATGAAAATGATCACCGCCGTCATCAAGCCGTTCAAGCTGGAAGAGGTCCGCGAAGCGCTGGCCGATTGCGGTGTCACGGGCCTCACGGTCACCGAGGTCAAGGGCTTTGGTCGCCAGAAGGGCCACACCGAGCTGTATCGCGGCGCGGAGTACGTGGTGGACTTTCTGCCCAAGGTGAAGGTTGAAGTCGTTGTGCGCGCGGAAGATGTGGACCGCTGCGTGGACGCCATCGTGAACGCGGCCCGCACTGGCAAGATCGGCGACGGCAAGATCTTCGTGACCGAGGTCGAGCGCGTGATCCGCATCCGCACTGGCGACTTGGACGATGCGGCTGTTTGA
- a CDS encoding branched-chain amino acid ABC transporter permease, with protein sequence MLMFLQQVLNGFTLGGIYGLVALGLTLVYGILHVPNFAHGALYMVGAFVAFHAMNAWGTGYWVAMMVAAGVVALLAVTSERLVFSRLRNASGIHPMIAAVGIMLFLEASAQAIWGADFQRMPTPYAGVVELTDGISMSAQRLLIVAAALMLMVAMHWFLTRTLTGSTIIVMAQNRDGASLIGVDANRVAMMTFAISGVLAAIASVLYAPVNLVYPAMGYLVITKAFVIIILGGMGSVPGAIIGGQIIGFAESLGAYYVSTDYKDIVAFALLVLILSVRPQGLFPGRGR encoded by the coding sequence ATGTTGATGTTTCTTCAGCAGGTACTCAACGGGTTCACGCTGGGCGGCATCTACGGTTTGGTCGCGCTGGGGCTGACGCTGGTCTACGGCATCCTGCATGTTCCCAACTTCGCGCACGGCGCGCTCTACATGGTCGGAGCCTTCGTCGCCTTTCATGCAATGAACGCTTGGGGCACGGGCTACTGGGTTGCGATGATGGTGGCGGCTGGCGTGGTGGCGCTGCTCGCGGTGACGAGCGAGCGGCTGGTATTCAGCCGGTTGCGCAATGCCTCGGGCATCCACCCCATGATCGCCGCCGTGGGCATCATGCTGTTTCTCGAAGCCTCGGCACAGGCGATCTGGGGCGCGGATTTTCAGCGCATGCCAACGCCGTATGCGGGCGTGGTCGAGCTGACCGATGGCATCTCGATGTCGGCGCAGAGGCTGTTGATCGTCGCCGCGGCGCTGATGCTGATGGTGGCGATGCACTGGTTTCTGACGCGTACGCTCACCGGCTCGACCATCATCGTGATGGCCCAGAACCGCGATGGCGCATCGCTGATTGGCGTAGACGCGAACCGCGTGGCGATGATGACCTTCGCGATCTCGGGCGTTCTCGCAGCGATTGCGTCGGTGCTCTATGCGCCTGTGAATCTCGTGTACCCGGCGATGGGCTATCTGGTCATCACCAAGGCCTTCGTCATCATCATTCTCGGCGGCATGGGCAGCGTTCCTGGCGCGATCATCGGCGGGCAGATCATCGGGTTCGCGGAGAGCCTGGGGGCGTACTACGTGTCCACCGACTACAAGGACATCGTGGCCTTCGCGTTGCTGGTGCTGATTCTCTCGGTGCGCCCGCAGGGGCTGTTTCCGGGTAGGGGGCGCTGA
- a CDS encoding branched-chain amino acid ABC transporter permease, translating into MRLLSDGARGWLLPGLAALLFPLVAANDYHLTVMATAFIFAIATLGLNLITGYAGQLNLAHASFMAIGAYTVGILSVDHGWWFWCALPVAGVTSAVLGWFVGLVSLRLQGHFFSIFTLCVGYIIFLVIEKWESLTHGTVGLMGIPAPESIGPIHFDGLAAQYYLTLAFLAAAIWAKRRIVNSLLGRAFIALRNSEELAEAIGIQRMRTKLLAFTLSVFYAGMAGGLYAGFARFISPDAASVNLTFDMMIYMIVGGIGTVAGPVLGAVGMSWLTQSLQFLQEYRFMVFGPILILLVLHVPQGLVGSLSVGRLRWQFRRGRSHAES; encoded by the coding sequence ATGCGACTCTTGTCTGATGGAGCCCGGGGTTGGCTGCTGCCGGGGCTGGCCGCGCTGCTGTTTCCGTTGGTCGCGGCGAATGACTACCACCTCACGGTGATGGCGACGGCCTTCATCTTCGCCATCGCCACGCTCGGACTGAATCTGATCACAGGCTACGCCGGCCAGCTCAATTTGGCGCATGCCAGCTTCATGGCCATCGGCGCGTACACGGTGGGCATTCTTTCCGTGGATCACGGCTGGTGGTTCTGGTGTGCGCTGCCGGTGGCCGGGGTGACAAGCGCCGTGCTGGGCTGGTTCGTCGGCCTCGTTTCGCTGCGGTTGCAAGGGCATTTCTTCTCGATCTTCACGCTTTGCGTGGGCTACATCATTTTTCTTGTGATCGAGAAGTGGGAGAGCCTCACCCACGGCACGGTGGGCCTCATGGGCATACCCGCGCCCGAGTCCATCGGGCCGATCCATTTTGACGGCCTCGCTGCCCAGTATTACCTGACCCTCGCGTTTCTGGCTGCGGCCATCTGGGCCAAGCGGCGCATCGTCAACTCGCTGCTGGGCCGAGCGTTCATTGCGCTGCGCAACAGCGAGGAGCTCGCAGAGGCCATAGGCATCCAGCGGATGCGTACCAAACTGCTGGCCTTTACGCTCAGCGTGTTCTATGCGGGCATGGCGGGCGGGCTATACGCCGGGTTCGCGCGCTTCATCAGCCCGGATGCCGCCAGCGTGAATCTGACCTTCGACATGATGATCTACATGATCGTCGGCGGCATTGGAACGGTGGCGGGTCCGGTGCTGGGCGCGGTCGGCATGTCGTGGCTAACCCAGTCTCTGCAGTTTCTGCAGGAATACCGGTTCATGGTGTTTGGCCCGATTCTGATCCTGCTGGTGTTGCATGTGCCGCAGGGTCTGGTAGGAAGCCTTTCTGTCGGGCGGCTGCGTTGGCAATTCAGGCGGGGGAGGTCGCATGCTGAGAGTTGA
- a CDS encoding ABC transporter ATP-binding protein — MLRVESLTKRFGGLAAINDVTTTIEAGKVNAIIGPNGAGKTTFFNLISAMHQPSSGRILFNGKDVTTLRPDQVAQLGLARTFQSTALFDKASVLDNLIVGHRLRTRSNLWDVLWGSHRLQDEERICREEARDALDFVGLSNISHRLAGDITQEQRKRVAIALALTTTPQLMLLDEPAGGVNPEETGGLAELIRRLVRHGITVALIEHKMGMIMSLADKIMVLSYGMRIAEGTPEEIRRDPAVIDAYLGSEHAEV; from the coding sequence ATGCTGAGAGTTGAGTCGTTGACGAAAAGATTCGGCGGGCTCGCCGCGATCAACGATGTCACCACCACAATTGAGGCTGGCAAAGTCAACGCCATCATCGGGCCCAACGGCGCGGGCAAGACCACGTTCTTCAACCTCATCAGTGCCATGCACCAGCCCAGCAGTGGACGCATTCTGTTCAATGGAAAGGATGTCACCACGCTCAGGCCTGATCAGGTCGCGCAGCTCGGGCTGGCGCGAACCTTCCAGAGCACGGCGCTGTTCGACAAGGCCAGCGTGCTCGACAACCTCATCGTTGGGCATCGACTGCGCACCCGTTCCAATCTGTGGGATGTGCTCTGGGGTTCTCACCGCCTGCAGGACGAGGAACGCATCTGTCGCGAAGAGGCGCGTGATGCGCTCGATTTCGTGGGGCTCTCGAACATCAGCCACAGGCTCGCGGGCGACATCACACAGGAGCAGCGCAAGCGCGTCGCCATCGCACTCGCTTTGACCACCACGCCGCAGCTGATGCTCCTCGACGAACCCGCAGGTGGGGTGAATCCGGAAGAGACGGGCGGCCTCGCCGAGCTGATCCGCAGGCTGGTGCGCCACGGCATCACGGTGGCGCTGATCGAGCACAAGATGGGAATGATCATGAGCTTGGCCGACAAGATCATGGTGCTGAGCTACGGCATGCGCATCGCGGAGGGAACGCCCGAAGAGATCCGTCGCGACCCGGCCGTGATCGATGCCTATCTGGGGAGCGAGCATGCTGAAGTTTGA
- a CDS encoding ABC transporter ATP-binding protein — MLKFERVSLKYGGFQALDRVSLNARMGELVVLLGANGAGKSSLFLTASGLVPASAGSISWKGQELQGKKPSAIVQSGLVQCPEGRKLFGQMSVRKNLELGAYVHRHDPEPGRQLLEQVFELFPILKDKQHDPAESLSGGQQQMVAIGRALMSRPEVLLLDEPSLGLAPLVIQQMFGIIRKINQAGTTVLLAEQNAYAALKIAHRAYVMESGRIVREGKPADMLADDSIRKAYIGV; from the coding sequence ATGCTGAAGTTTGAGCGTGTATCACTGAAATACGGCGGCTTTCAGGCTCTGGACCGTGTCAGTCTGAATGCCCGGATGGGTGAACTGGTCGTGTTGCTGGGGGCCAATGGGGCAGGCAAGAGTTCATTGTTTCTGACGGCGAGCGGGTTGGTTCCTGCATCGGCTGGTTCAATATCGTGGAAGGGGCAGGAGCTGCAGGGAAAGAAGCCGTCTGCCATCGTGCAGTCCGGGCTGGTGCAATGCCCCGAGGGGCGCAAGCTGTTTGGCCAGATGAGCGTGCGCAAGAACCTTGAGCTTGGTGCCTATGTGCACCGCCACGATCCCGAGCCCGGCAGGCAGTTGCTGGAGCAGGTGTTTGAGCTCTTTCCCATCCTCAAGGACAAGCAGCATGATCCCGCCGAATCGCTGTCGGGTGGCCAGCAGCAGATGGTCGCTATCGGCCGTGCGCTCATGAGTCGGCCCGAAGTGCTGCTGCTCGACGAGCCATCGCTGGGTCTTGCGCCACTCGTCATTCAGCAGATGTTCGGAATCATCCGGAAGATTAATCAGGCAGGAACCACCGTACTGCTGGCCGAGCAGAACGCCTATGCGGCTTTGAAGATCGCTCATCGGGCCTATGTGATGGAAAGCGGCCGGATCGTGCGCGAAGGAAAACCCGCCGACATGCTCGCTGACGATTCCATCCGCAAGGCATACATCGGCGTCTGA
- a CDS encoding ABC transporter substrate-binding protein, producing MTSTICLRLPAPTGRASIIATCAALLASCAWAQDVVKIGFSGPLSGGAAQYGKNALDGMQMAAMEINASNFEVAGKKTRLEIVPLDDRYNPADTGVNAQRLVQQYKTPAILVPHSGGIFALQTSNERSNFIVLAYSSVPQITGRGNKLTVRIPPDFTTYIAPYSRYVMQRFGKKAALVGADYDYAKAWAAAFKSGWEKLGGTVVVENPMSYNRSADFYSGVSKALAAKPDVLLVGGASEPTALVIKQAREMGFKGGFVVMDQAKLDEMARVLGGDYALLEGAIGVAPVTEDGRSGAFVERYKKLHPGKIPGSEAQWNYVAVYALAKAMQLAGSTSDTKAIRAKYGEAYKLLPPDVNPGIVTGVDALGNNITTQRNVAIQNGKLTAMSAVN from the coding sequence ATGACATCAACAATTTGCCTGCGTTTGCCCGCGCCCACCGGGAGGGCCTCGATCATCGCGACATGCGCCGCACTGCTGGCATCCTGTGCATGGGCGCAGGACGTGGTGAAGATTGGCTTCAGCGGCCCGCTCTCGGGCGGTGCGGCGCAATATGGAAAGAACGCGCTCGATGGCATGCAGATGGCGGCCATGGAAATCAATGCGTCGAATTTCGAGGTGGCGGGCAAGAAGACTCGGCTAGAGATCGTGCCGCTCGATGATCGCTACAACCCAGCGGACACCGGCGTCAACGCGCAGCGTCTGGTGCAGCAGTACAAGACGCCCGCGATTCTGGTGCCGCATTCGGGTGGCATCTTTGCGCTGCAGACCAGCAATGAGCGCAGCAACTTCATCGTGCTCGCCTACAGCTCGGTGCCGCAGATCACCGGGCGCGGCAACAAGCTCACGGTGCGCATTCCGCCCGACTTCACGACTTACATCGCGCCATATTCGCGATACGTCATGCAGCGCTTCGGCAAGAAGGCGGCGCTGGTCGGTGCCGATTACGACTACGCCAAGGCCTGGGCTGCGGCCTTCAAGTCCGGCTGGGAAAAACTCGGCGGCACCGTGGTGGTGGAGAACCCCATGAGCTACAACCGTTCCGCCGATTTCTACAGCGGCGTGAGCAAGGCGCTCGCCGCCAAACCCGACGTGCTGCTGGTGGGCGGTGCGTCCGAGCCCACGGCGCTGGTCATCAAGCAAGCCCGCGAGATGGGGTTCAAGGGCGGCTTTGTAGTGATGGATCAGGCCAAGCTCGACGAAATGGCGCGTGTGCTCGGGGGTGACTATGCGTTGCTTGAGGGGGCCATCGGCGTGGCGCCGGTGACCGAGGATGGCCGCAGCGGTGCCTTCGTGGAGCGATACAAGAAGCTCCACCCCGGCAAGATCCCTGGCTCGGAAGCGCAGTGGAACTATGTCGCCGTGTATGCCTTGGCCAAGGCCATGCAGCTCGCCGGATCCACGAGCGACACCAAGGCTATCCGCGCGAAGTATGGCGAGGCCTACAAGCTGCTTCCACCGGACGTGAACCCTGGCATCGTGACGGGAGTGGACGCGCTGGGCAACAACATCACGACACAGCGCAACGTGGCGATCCAGAACGGCAAGCTGACGGCGATGAGTGCCGTGAACTGA